A section of the Streptomyces sp. V3I8 genome encodes:
- a CDS encoding carbohydrate ABC transporter permease, whose protein sequence is MTAVTAPTTKVRHTPRPGLSPGRIAAWTVTAAMVLITLLPFYWILRTALSSNTALAAHPGDVLPVDPTTGGFERALGLQSTEEAIAQGGSGGGLRFWRYLLNSVLVSTLITVCQILFSAMAAYAFARLRWRGRDKVFGLFLAGLMVPTIFTLLPNFVLIKQLGLIDSLLGISLPTMFMTPFAVFFLRQFFMNVPREVEEAALLDGAGKIRIFYRVMLPMASTPVLTLGVLTYITSWNDYFWPLMVSYSDSSRVLTVALAIFRAQTPQTGYDWSGLMAATLIAALPMLVLFGVFARRIVSTISFTGIK, encoded by the coding sequence ATGACTGCCGTGACGGCACCGACGACGAAGGTACGGCACACACCGCGCCCAGGGCTCTCCCCGGGGAGGATCGCGGCCTGGACGGTGACGGCCGCCATGGTGCTCATCACCCTGCTGCCGTTCTACTGGATCCTGCGCACCGCGCTGTCCTCGAACACGGCACTCGCGGCCCACCCCGGCGACGTCCTGCCCGTGGACCCGACGACCGGTGGTTTCGAGCGGGCCCTGGGCCTGCAGTCCACCGAGGAGGCGATCGCCCAGGGCGGTTCGGGCGGCGGGCTGAGGTTCTGGCGCTATCTGCTCAACTCGGTACTGGTGTCCACCCTGATCACCGTCTGCCAGATCCTCTTCTCCGCCATGGCCGCGTACGCCTTCGCCCGGCTGCGGTGGCGCGGCCGGGACAAGGTCTTCGGGCTGTTCCTCGCCGGGCTGATGGTGCCCACGATCTTCACCCTGCTGCCGAACTTCGTCCTCATCAAGCAACTAGGCCTGATCGACAGCCTGTTGGGCATCTCGCTGCCGACGATGTTCATGACCCCGTTCGCGGTGTTCTTCCTGCGCCAGTTCTTCATGAACGTGCCCCGCGAGGTCGAGGAGGCGGCGCTGCTCGACGGGGCCGGGAAGATCCGGATCTTCTACCGCGTCATGCTGCCGATGGCGTCCACCCCCGTCCTGACCCTGGGCGTGCTGACGTACATCACCTCCTGGAACGACTACTTCTGGCCGCTGATGGTGTCGTACAGCGACAGTTCGCGCGTGCTCACCGTGGCACTGGCCATCTTCCGGGCACAGACACCGCAGACCGGGTACGACTGGTCCGGCCTGATGGCGGCCACGCTCATCGCGGCGCTGCCGATGCTCGTGCTCTTCGGCGTCTTCGCGCGCCGCATCGTCAGCACCATCAGCTTCACCGGCATCAAGTAA
- a CDS encoding L,D-transpeptidase encodes MGDIRRRTVVALGITGLVAPLTLALGAAPAQAASCTTSTGPYQKQVEKFLGRPVDGRQSTADCKAIKNFQTKHGITPNIGYAGSVTWGVMDLMTKQKAVGTKPNAAGRCPVNKGRIACVNLTLQISWIQDGGTLVYGPVPVRTGRNGYETRTGLKKIYWRNIDHVSTIYDVPMPYSQFFDGGQAFHSVGVSMWNPPGSHGCVNMTKTDAKKYWSLLKKNDDVYVYGRKPGT; translated from the coding sequence ATGGGGGACATACGCAGACGGACGGTCGTCGCACTGGGGATCACCGGGCTGGTGGCGCCGCTGACCCTGGCGCTGGGCGCGGCGCCGGCGCAGGCGGCGAGCTGCACCACCTCGACCGGCCCGTACCAGAAGCAGGTCGAGAAGTTCCTCGGCCGGCCCGTCGACGGCAGGCAGTCCACCGCCGACTGCAAGGCGATCAAGAACTTCCAGACCAAGCACGGCATCACCCCGAACATCGGTTACGCGGGCTCCGTCACCTGGGGCGTGATGGACCTCATGACCAAGCAGAAGGCCGTCGGCACGAAGCCCAACGCGGCGGGCAGGTGCCCGGTCAACAAGGGCCGCATAGCCTGCGTGAACCTGACGCTGCAGATCAGCTGGATCCAGGACGGCGGGACCCTCGTGTACGGGCCGGTGCCGGTGCGTACGGGCCGCAACGGCTACGAGACCCGCACCGGCCTGAAGAAGATCTACTGGCGCAACATCGACCACGTCTCGACCATCTACGACGTGCCGATGCCCTACAGCCAGTTCTTCGACGGCGGCCAGGCCTTCCACTCGGTGGGCGTCAGCATGTGGAACCCGCCGGGCTCGCACGGCTGCGTCAACATGACGAAGACGGACGCCAAGAAGTACTGGTCGCTCCTGAAGAAGAACGACGACGTGTACGTGTACGGCCGCAAGCCCGGCACCTGA
- a CDS encoding Gfo/Idh/MocA family protein gives MTFSLGIVGAGQFSGQFAKLFLAHPGVGDVHVTDLLPERAEHLASAEGLSGTYPSYQAMLESEAVDAVAIFTQRWTHGPLVLQGLNAGKHVYSAVPMAITRDEIAAIIDTVRATGLTYMMGETSQYNPATVHARNQIADGAFGRLFYAEGDYVHDMDLGFYEAYRYSGGENWKATASYPPLLYPTHSVGGVLGAWRTHAVSVSAIGVRDDRGDGVFDEKISQFGNDFSNATALFEVAGGGSFRTNEFRRVGYPSHIRESRFRFFGTDASMEQLATVAFWQDKKGVKDISELLEPRPTMSPDDPSLQHIAPELRAAFTSGSAPVHDRARLPREFDHLHNGHEGSHHFLVDDFVTAVSTRTLPSVNAWVAARYTLPGIVAHESARQGGARLEIPDFGDAPEA, from the coding sequence ATGACCTTCTCCCTCGGCATCGTCGGCGCCGGCCAGTTCTCCGGCCAGTTCGCCAAGCTTTTCCTCGCCCACCCCGGCGTCGGCGACGTCCACGTCACCGATCTGCTGCCGGAGCGGGCCGAGCACCTGGCGTCGGCCGAAGGGCTGTCGGGAACCTACCCCTCGTACCAGGCGATGCTGGAGTCGGAGGCGGTCGACGCCGTCGCGATCTTCACCCAGCGCTGGACCCACGGTCCCCTGGTGCTCCAGGGGCTGAACGCCGGCAAGCACGTCTACTCGGCGGTCCCGATGGCGATCACCCGCGACGAGATCGCCGCGATCATCGACACGGTACGGGCCACCGGGCTCACGTACATGATGGGTGAGACCAGCCAGTACAACCCGGCGACCGTCCATGCCCGCAACCAGATCGCCGACGGCGCCTTCGGCCGGCTCTTCTACGCCGAGGGCGACTACGTGCACGACATGGACCTCGGGTTCTACGAGGCCTACCGGTACAGCGGCGGTGAGAACTGGAAGGCGACCGCCAGCTATCCCCCGCTGCTGTACCCGACGCACTCGGTGGGCGGGGTCCTCGGGGCCTGGCGGACACATGCGGTGAGTGTGTCCGCGATCGGTGTCAGGGACGACCGCGGGGACGGGGTCTTCGACGAGAAGATCAGCCAGTTCGGCAACGACTTCTCCAACGCCACCGCGCTGTTCGAGGTCGCGGGCGGCGGCTCGTTCCGTACGAACGAGTTCCGGCGGGTGGGCTACCCCTCGCACATCCGGGAGTCGCGTTTCCGGTTCTTCGGGACCGACGCCAGCATGGAGCAGCTCGCCACGGTGGCCTTCTGGCAGGACAAGAAGGGGGTGAAGGACATCAGTGAGCTCCTGGAGCCCAGGCCCACCATGTCCCCCGACGACCCGTCCCTCCAGCACATCGCGCCGGAACTGCGGGCCGCCTTCACCTCCGGGTCGGCCCCGGTGCACGACCGGGCCCGCCTGCCCAGGGAGTTCGACCACCTGCACAACGGCCACGAGGGCAGCCACCACTTCCTGGTGGACGACTTCGTGACCGCGGTCAGCACCCGCACCCTGCCGTCGGTGAACGCCTGGGTCGCCGCCCGCTACACCCTGCCGGGCATCGTCGCGCACGAGTCGGCACGGCAGGGCGGGGCACGGCTGGAGATCCCGGACTTCGGGGACGCACCCGAGGCGTGA
- a CDS encoding sugar ABC transporter substrate-binding protein encodes MRTRTVVALAGALSLATGCAQGGTARAGADTVTYWLWDANQMPAYQTCAKNFERRNPGLRVKITQMGWADYWTKLTASFIAGTEPDVFTDHIQKFGQFADLDVLEPLDDLGIDDSAYQPGLAANWTGRDGHRYGAPKDWDTVALFYNRKMTERAGLAAEELNDLAWNPEDGGTFEKAVAHLTVDSNGRRGDEKGFDKDDIEVYGLATGGAGDSDGQTTWSPFAASAGWHYTDKARWGTEYRYDSRTFQSVVDWYFGLAEKGYLAPFTDYTDGANPANAQVASGRAATALDGAWMISTYYGTKGLDVGTAVTPAGPTGKRATMMNGLADSVTKGARNKAGAKKWVRYLASDACQKTVGGYGVVFPATPEGTEAAVAAYRKKDIDVSAFTGPVTDTKDFTTFSFPVTDYAADVYALMRPAMQDVYANGAPAGSLTRTNDQINLILGQ; translated from the coding sequence ATGCGTACGCGTACGGTCGTGGCACTGGCCGGGGCGCTGTCCCTGGCGACGGGCTGCGCGCAGGGCGGCACCGCCAGAGCGGGTGCGGACACGGTGACGTACTGGCTCTGGGACGCCAACCAAATGCCCGCCTACCAGACCTGCGCCAAGAACTTCGAGCGGCGAAACCCGGGGCTGCGGGTGAAGATCACGCAGATGGGCTGGGCCGACTACTGGACCAAGCTCACCGCGAGCTTCATCGCGGGCACCGAGCCCGACGTGTTCACCGACCACATCCAGAAGTTCGGGCAGTTCGCCGACCTGGACGTGCTGGAACCGCTGGACGACCTGGGCATCGACGACTCCGCCTACCAGCCGGGCCTGGCCGCCAACTGGACCGGCCGGGACGGTCACCGCTACGGCGCCCCGAAGGACTGGGACACCGTCGCCCTCTTCTACAACCGGAAGATGACCGAACGGGCCGGGCTGGCCGCGGAGGAGCTCAACGACCTCGCCTGGAACCCCGAGGACGGCGGCACCTTCGAGAAGGCCGTCGCGCACCTGACCGTCGACAGCAACGGCAGGCGCGGCGACGAGAAGGGCTTCGACAAGGACGACATCGAGGTGTACGGCCTCGCCACGGGCGGCGCCGGCGACAGCGACGGACAGACCACCTGGAGCCCCTTCGCCGCCTCGGCGGGCTGGCACTACACGGACAAGGCACGCTGGGGCACCGAGTACCGGTACGACAGCAGGACCTTCCAGTCGGTGGTCGACTGGTACTTCGGCCTCGCGGAGAAGGGCTACCTCGCGCCGTTCACCGACTACACCGACGGCGCCAACCCGGCCAACGCCCAGGTCGCCTCCGGCAGGGCGGCCACCGCCCTCGACGGCGCCTGGATGATCTCCACGTACTACGGCACCAAGGGCCTCGACGTCGGTACGGCCGTCACCCCGGCCGGGCCGACCGGCAAGCGGGCCACCATGATGAACGGCCTCGCCGACTCCGTCACCAAAGGCGCCCGCAACAAGGCGGGCGCGAAGAAATGGGTGCGGTACCTGGCCTCCGACGCGTGCCAGAAGACCGTCGGCGGATACGGCGTCGTCTTCCCGGCGACCCCGGAAGGCACCGAGGCGGCCGTGGCCGCGTACCGGAAGAAGGACATCGACGTGTCCGCCTTCACCGGGCCGGTCACGGACACGAAGGACTTCACCACGTTCTCCTTCCCGGTCACCGACTACGCGGCGGACGTGTACGCCCTGATGCGCCCCGCGATGCAGGACGTCTACGCCAACGGCGCCCCGGCCGGGAGCCTGACCCGGACCAACGACCAGATCAACCTCATCCTCGGCCAGTGA